A genomic segment from Pistricoccus aurantiacus encodes:
- a CDS encoding Crp/Fnr family transcriptional regulator, producing MIDALVSKLNHCTTLTNEDVNVLQKSIVKVIDLNKQANIERETVKSQFVHLQVEGWACRYKTLENGSEHIVGFLLPGDMSDVHATILDQMDHSIRALTPTKVALIPQERIFHIYRHCPNLTRALFWSTLVDESTLREWLVNQGSRPAVVRLAHLYCEMLMRSRAAGLTKDYSFPMPLTQEELGNTTGLTKVHVNRSIRQLRMQEMIEINHKSVTILDWERLRTFGEFDTTYLHMPSVAEELSTQTMGRLPSA from the coding sequence ATGATCGATGCGTTAGTGTCAAAATTGAATCACTGTACGACGCTTACGAATGAAGACGTCAATGTACTGCAGAAATCGATCGTCAAGGTAATCGATCTCAACAAGCAGGCGAATATTGAGCGAGAAACCGTCAAGTCGCAGTTCGTTCACCTTCAGGTGGAAGGTTGGGCGTGTCGTTACAAGACCCTGGAGAACGGTAGCGAGCATATCGTGGGTTTTCTGCTGCCCGGGGACATGAGCGACGTTCATGCGACGATCCTGGATCAGATGGACCATTCGATACGCGCCTTGACACCCACCAAGGTAGCTCTCATTCCTCAGGAAAGAATTTTTCACATCTACAGGCATTGCCCTAACCTCACTCGGGCTCTGTTCTGGTCCACCTTGGTGGATGAATCGACGCTTCGAGAATGGCTGGTTAATCAGGGCAGTCGTCCGGCAGTGGTACGCCTGGCGCACCTGTATTGTGAAATGCTGATGCGCTCTCGCGCGGCGGGACTCACGAAGGACTACAGTTTTCCCATGCCCTTGACCCAGGAGGAACTGGGCAATACCACCGGACTGACCAAGGTGCATGTCAACCGCAGCATTCGCCAGTTGCGCATGCAGGAGATGATCGAGATCAACCACAAGAGCGTGACGATTCTCGATTGGGAACGACTCAGGACCTTCGGTGAGTTCGATACGACCTATCTGCACATGCCAAGCGTGGCGGAGGAGCTTTCG
- a CDS encoding Crp/Fnr family transcriptional regulator, whose translation MIDALTLKLSNSVSLTGDEKNVLQKSITKVVDLGKQANIKREDEKPDFIHLLLEGWACRYKTLENGKEHIVGFLLPGDLSTLHATILERMDHSIRTLTPVKLALIPQERINYLYLHYPNIARALFWSTLVDEATLREWLVNQGSRPAVIRLAHLFCEMLVRSRAAGLTENHSFPMPLTQEELGNTTGLTKVHVNRSIRQLRMQEMIELNHRTLTILDWERLQEFGEFDATYLHMPRIEAQLAPQLSRKIS comes from the coding sequence ATGATTGATGCCTTGACTCTCAAATTGAGTAATAGCGTATCGCTTACCGGCGACGAAAAGAATGTGCTGCAGAAGTCGATCACCAAGGTGGTGGATCTGGGAAAACAGGCCAATATCAAGCGCGAAGACGAAAAACCGGATTTTATTCATCTACTGCTCGAAGGCTGGGCGTGTCGCTACAAGACCCTGGAAAACGGCAAGGAGCATATCGTCGGGTTTTTGCTGCCGGGTGATCTCAGTACCCTGCACGCCACTATTCTGGAGCGCATGGATCATTCGATCCGTACCCTGACACCGGTCAAGCTCGCTCTGATTCCCCAGGAGAGAATCAACTATCTCTACCTGCATTATCCCAATATCGCTCGGGCGCTTTTCTGGTCCACTCTGGTGGACGAGGCGACCCTGCGGGAGTGGCTGGTCAACCAAGGCAGCCGTCCCGCGGTGATACGTCTGGCGCATCTTTTTTGCGAAATGCTGGTTCGCTCGCGCGCGGCGGGTCTTACGGAGAATCACAGTTTTCCCATGCCCCTGACCCAGGAAGAGCTGGGCAATACCACCGGGCTGACCAAGGTGCATGTCAACCGCAGCATTCGCCAGCTGCGCATGCAGGAGATGATCGAACTCAACCATAGAACGCTGACGATTCTCGACTGGGAGCGTCTTCAAGAGTTCGGCGAATTCGATGCAACGTATTTACACATGCCTCGCATCGAAGCGCAGCTTGCGCCTCAACTATCCCGCAAGATCAGCTAG
- the trpE gene encoding anthranilate synthase component I, whose translation MTLERFDELAKAGYNRIPVTREVLADLDTPLSTYLKLASQPWTFLLESVQGGEKWGRYSIIGLPSRERIEVRGFEVRHIVDGQPQGIARVEDPLAWIENFQSRFKVPKLIDQPRFDGGLVGYFGYDTIRYIEPRLKAVEKADPLGVPDILLMVCDDLVVFDNLSGRLTLWTHADPQIPYALNRAQERLNALEVRLRDHQGHAASPGTGRGAIEETHFESGFAEAGFKAAVETIKEYVLAGDIMQCVPSQRMSIPYQAPPLDLYRALRSLNPSPYMFFLDLEDHQVVGSSPEILARLEEGEVTVRPLAGTRKRGHTEEEDQALERELLEDPKEIAEHLMLIDLGRNDIGRISETGTVKVTDRMAVERYSHVMHIVSNVTGRLKPGLSAMDVLRATFPAGTLSGAPKIRAMEIIDELEPVKRGVYSGAVGYLSWHGNLDTAIAIRTAVIKDGEVHIQAGAGVVADSQPELEWQETLNKGRALFRAVAMAERGLDNLD comes from the coding sequence ATGACCCTCGAACGTTTCGATGAGTTGGCCAAGGCCGGCTACAACCGTATCCCGGTGACCCGGGAGGTTCTCGCGGACCTGGATACGCCGCTGTCCACCTACCTCAAGCTGGCGAGTCAACCCTGGACCTTCCTGCTGGAATCCGTGCAGGGCGGCGAAAAGTGGGGGCGCTATTCGATCATCGGACTGCCGAGCCGGGAACGCATCGAGGTGCGCGGCTTCGAGGTCCGCCACATCGTCGATGGGCAGCCTCAGGGGATTGCCCGGGTCGAAGACCCGCTGGCCTGGATCGAAAATTTTCAGAGCCGCTTCAAGGTGCCGAAGCTCATCGATCAGCCGCGTTTCGACGGTGGTCTGGTGGGGTATTTCGGCTACGACACCATTCGCTATATCGAGCCGCGGCTGAAAGCGGTGGAGAAGGCGGACCCCCTGGGCGTGCCGGATATCCTGCTGATGGTCTGCGACGATCTGGTGGTATTCGACAATCTTTCGGGCCGCTTGACCCTATGGACCCATGCGGACCCGCAAATTCCGTATGCCTTGAATCGCGCCCAGGAGCGCCTGAATGCCTTGGAAGTTCGCCTGCGCGATCATCAAGGCCATGCGGCGAGCCCGGGAACCGGTCGTGGCGCCATCGAGGAAACCCACTTCGAATCCGGCTTCGCCGAGGCGGGTTTCAAGGCGGCGGTGGAAACCATCAAGGAATACGTGCTGGCCGGGGACATCATGCAATGCGTGCCCTCCCAGCGCATGTCGATTCCCTATCAGGCGCCGCCCCTGGATCTCTATCGCGCCTTGCGAAGCCTCAATCCATCTCCCTACATGTTCTTCCTCGATCTGGAGGATCACCAGGTGGTGGGCTCCTCGCCGGAGATTCTTGCTCGCTTGGAGGAGGGCGAGGTGACGGTGCGACCTCTCGCGGGAACGCGCAAGCGCGGGCATACGGAGGAAGAAGATCAGGCCCTGGAGCGGGAGCTGCTCGAGGATCCCAAGGAGATCGCCGAGCATCTGATGCTGATCGACCTGGGGCGCAACGATATCGGGCGCATCAGCGAAACCGGCACGGTGAAGGTCACGGATCGCATGGCGGTGGAGCGCTATTCCCACGTGATGCATATCGTCTCCAACGTCACCGGACGCCTGAAACCCGGGCTTTCCGCCATGGACGTGCTGCGCGCCACTTTTCCAGCGGGTACGCTTTCCGGCGCCCCCAAGATTCGCGCCATGGAGATCATCGACGAACTGGAGCCGGTCAAGCGTGGCGTGTATTCCGGCGCGGTGGGCTATCTCTCCTGGCACGGCAACCTGGATACCGCTATCGCCATTCGCACCGCCGTGATCAAGGATGGCGAGGTGCATATCCAGGCCGGGGCCGGGGTGGTGGCGGATTCTCAGCCGGAACTCGAATGGCAGGAAACTCTGAATAAAGGACGGGCGCTGTTTCGCGCCGTGGCCATGGCGGAGCGCGGTTTGGATAATCTTGACTAA
- a CDS encoding phosphoglycolate phosphatase, which yields MTTSSSRRNVFDGNSILDAIQAVVFDLDGTLIDSVPDLATAVGRALKDHGLAAPPEAQVRDWVGNGSRKLLERALTDALEEKPGSELLDSVHQRFLYHYGQAPAVATRLYPGVKEGLEALKARGLHLALVTNKPEAFIAPLLEHFGLASFFGLWLGGDSLSRKKPDPLPLLHAAKHFGVDAETCLMVGDSRHDIEAGQAAGFRTLAVSYGYNHGEPIAHSQPDLVVESLRQIF from the coding sequence ATGACAACGTCATCAAGTCGACGTAACGTTTTTGATGGAAATAGCATTCTCGATGCGATTCAGGCGGTCGTTTTCGACCTCGACGGCACCCTGATCGATTCGGTGCCGGATCTGGCGACGGCGGTGGGCCGGGCGCTGAAGGATCACGGGTTGGCGGCGCCGCCGGAAGCCCAAGTGCGCGACTGGGTCGGCAACGGCTCCCGCAAGCTGCTGGAGCGCGCCTTGACGGATGCCCTGGAAGAGAAACCGGGAAGCGAACTGCTCGATTCTGTCCATCAGCGTTTTCTGTATCATTATGGCCAGGCGCCGGCGGTCGCCACCCGGCTCTATCCCGGTGTCAAGGAAGGGCTCGAGGCATTGAAGGCGCGCGGGCTTCACCTGGCCCTGGTGACCAACAAGCCGGAAGCCTTTATCGCGCCGCTGCTCGAGCATTTCGGTCTGGCGAGCTTCTTCGGCTTGTGGCTGGGAGGTGACTCCTTGTCCCGCAAGAAGCCGGATCCGCTGCCGCTTTTGCACGCGGCGAAGCATTTTGGCGTCGACGCCGAAACGTGCCTGATGGTCGGTGACTCCCGCCACGATATCGAAGCCGGTCAAGCGGCGGGATTTCGCACGCTGGCGGTGAGTTACGGTTACAATCATGGCGAGCCGATCGCCCATAGCCAGCCGGATCTGGTCGTGGAGTCTCTTCGCCAGATTTTTTGA
- a CDS encoding GIY-YIG nuclease family protein produces MSSAETTLDWSLYLIETAAGALYTGITTNVERRLIEHRSGRRGAKALRGKGPLRLVHQQAVGSRSEALKLEAWLKRQSASAKRAWLESAGQGLTLSDRQNPEGNHDNVIKST; encoded by the coding sequence GTGTCCAGCGCTGAAACGACGCTGGACTGGTCTCTCTATCTGATAGAGACGGCGGCGGGCGCGCTTTACACCGGCATTACCACGAACGTCGAACGGCGTCTCATCGAACATCGCAGCGGCAGACGCGGTGCCAAGGCGCTGCGAGGCAAGGGGCCGCTGCGCCTGGTTCATCAGCAGGCGGTCGGCAGTCGCAGCGAGGCGCTGAAGCTCGAAGCCTGGCTCAAGAGACAGTCCGCATCGGCCAAGCGGGCCTGGTTGGAAAGTGCCGGGCAAGGTCTGACGCTTTCCGATAGACAAAACCCTGAGGGCAATCATGACAACGTCATCAAGTCGACGTAA
- the rpe gene encoding ribulose-phosphate 3-epimerase, whose translation MPDFKLAPSILSADFARLGQEVYDVLASGADIVHFDVMDNHYVPNLTIGPMVCRALRDHGVSAPIDVHLMVKPVDRMIEAFIEAGATYVTFHPEASEHIDRSLQLVRDGGCRAGLVFNPATPLNHLDHVMDKLDMILLMSVNPGFGGQSFIPGTLDKLREARRRIDASGCDIHLEIDGGVKVDNIREIAQAGADTFVAGSAIFNARSESDPHHYDAVIQAFRDELARVQR comes from the coding sequence ATGCCCGATTTCAAGCTCGCTCCTTCGATCCTGTCCGCCGACTTCGCCCGCCTGGGTCAGGAAGTCTATGACGTGCTCGCATCCGGCGCGGACATCGTGCATTTCGACGTGATGGACAACCATTACGTGCCCAACCTGACTATCGGGCCGATGGTGTGTCGGGCGCTGCGGGATCATGGGGTGAGCGCGCCCATCGACGTGCACCTGATGGTCAAGCCGGTGGATCGCATGATCGAGGCGTTCATCGAGGCTGGAGCCACTTATGTCACTTTCCATCCGGAAGCCAGCGAGCATATCGACCGCTCCCTGCAACTTGTCCGGGACGGTGGCTGCCGGGCGGGGCTGGTGTTCAATCCGGCCACGCCGCTCAATCACCTCGACCATGTGATGGACAAGCTCGACATGATCCTGCTGATGAGCGTCAATCCGGGCTTCGGCGGTCAGTCGTTCATTCCCGGCACGCTGGACAAGCTGCGGGAGGCACGCCGCCGGATCGACGCCAGCGGATGCGATATCCATCTGGAAATCGACGGTGGCGTCAAGGTGGACAACATTCGCGAGATCGCCCAGGCCGGGGCGGATACCTTCGTCGCCGGCTCGGCTATCTTCAATGCACGCAGCGAAAGCGACCCGCATCACTACGACGCCGTGATTCAGGCGTTTCGGGACGAACTCGCCCGTGTCCAGCGCTGA
- the ggt gene encoding gamma-glutamyltransferase: MIFPSRRLLALVAICGLNISLTNAQEAILEGERFHPELGTSGMVATSHFLASQVAHDTLAQGGNAVDAAVTAGFALAVTQPRSGNIGGGGFMLISDENTGEVVAIDYREEAPSAAFETMFQDENGEAVAELSRYTHNASGVPGTVAGLAMALEQYGTLSLSEALAPAIELAKEGFVLPPRFVEGIRDIRNRLEPWEASRKKFFKEDGSLYQAGETFRQPDLAATLQRIADQGPREFYEGETADLIVAEMEKHGGMMTAEDLASYQPIIREPSHGSYRGHEIYAMSPPSSGGAHIVQMLNILEGYDINEMGFNSAATIHVMAEAMKRAYADRSEYLGDTDFISVPLEGITSEGYADELRGQIDMDKATPSETIAPGNPLPYESNETTHFSIADSNGLAVSNTYTINFSYGSGIVVEGAGFLLNNEMDDFSAKPGVPNAYGLIGGEANKIEPGKRMLSSMTPTIVKKDGKNYLVTGSPGGSRIITTTLQVLMNVIDHKMNIQTAVSVPRIHHQWLPDEIRVEQGISPDTVELLEEKGHKVSQQEAMGAAQSLLIDEGMYFGGADPRRSTSSAMGL; encoded by the coding sequence ATGATATTTCCAAGTAGACGATTACTCGCTCTTGTCGCGATATGCGGACTGAACATCTCGCTGACGAACGCCCAGGAGGCCATTCTCGAAGGCGAGCGCTTTCATCCGGAACTCGGTACCAGCGGCATGGTGGCCACCAGCCATTTCCTGGCGTCCCAGGTGGCGCATGACACCTTGGCCCAAGGCGGCAACGCGGTGGATGCGGCGGTGACCGCAGGCTTCGCTCTCGCCGTGACCCAGCCCCGCTCCGGCAATATCGGCGGCGGCGGTTTTATGCTCATTTCGGACGAGAACACCGGTGAGGTGGTGGCTATCGACTATCGCGAGGAAGCCCCGTCCGCGGCTTTCGAGACCATGTTCCAGGACGAGAATGGTGAGGCAGTGGCGGAGCTTTCCCGCTATACCCACAACGCCTCCGGCGTGCCCGGCACCGTGGCGGGACTGGCCATGGCGTTGGAGCAATACGGCACCCTGAGCCTCTCGGAAGCCTTGGCGCCGGCGATCGAGCTGGCGAAGGAGGGCTTCGTGCTGCCGCCGCGTTTCGTCGAGGGCATTCGCGATATCCGCAATCGCCTGGAACCCTGGGAGGCCTCCCGCAAGAAGTTCTTCAAGGAAGATGGCAGCCTCTATCAGGCCGGCGAGACCTTCAGGCAGCCAGATCTGGCGGCAACATTGCAGCGTATCGCCGACCAGGGGCCGCGGGAGTTCTACGAGGGCGAGACTGCTGACTTGATCGTCGCGGAAATGGAAAAACACGGCGGCATGATGACCGCGGAGGATCTCGCCAGCTACCAGCCTATCATTCGTGAACCCAGCCACGGCAGTTATCGCGGCCATGAGATCTACGCCATGAGCCCACCCTCTTCCGGTGGCGCCCATATCGTGCAGATGCTCAATATTCTCGAGGGTTACGATATCAACGAGATGGGCTTCAATTCCGCCGCCACCATCCATGTCATGGCGGAAGCCATGAAACGTGCCTACGCGGATCGCTCCGAGTACCTGGGGGATACGGATTTCATTAGCGTGCCTCTGGAAGGCATCACTTCCGAGGGCTATGCAGACGAACTGCGCGGTCAGATCGACATGGACAAGGCCACACCCAGCGAAACCATCGCCCCGGGCAACCCATTGCCCTACGAGTCCAACGAGACCACCCACTTCTCCATCGCCGACAGTAACGGCCTGGCGGTTTCCAATACCTATACCATCAATTTCAGCTACGGCTCCGGCATCGTGGTGGAAGGGGCGGGCTTTCTGCTCAACAACGAGATGGACGATTTCTCCGCCAAGCCCGGAGTGCCCAACGCCTACGGTCTGATCGGCGGCGAGGCCAACAAGATCGAGCCCGGCAAGCGCATGCTCTCCTCCATGACCCCGACCATTGTCAAGAAGGACGGCAAGAACTACCTGGTGACCGGCAGCCCCGGGGGCTCGCGGATTATCACCACCACTTTGCAGGTGCTTATGAACGTGATCGACCACAAGATGAATATTCAGACCGCAGTCAGCGTGCCTCGCATTCATCATCAGTGGCTGCCGGACGAGATTCGGGTCGAGCAGGGTATCAGCCCGGATACCGTCGAGCTGCTTGAGGAAAAGGGCCACAAGGTGAGTCAGCAGGAAGCCATGGGCGCCGCCCAGTCGCTGCTGATCGACGAGGGCATGTATTTCGGCGGCGCGGACCCGCGGCGATCCACTTCTTCCGCAATGGGACTTTGA
- the cysP gene encoding thiosulfate ABC transporter substrate-binding protein CysP — MSFLTLRAGVVATALTASLGLAAPALAADRELLNSSYDIARELFATINPEFIDWWQEQQDESVDVKQSHGGSSKQARAILQGLKADVVTFNQVTDVDVLAEAGLVAEDWQQQFPNNASPYYSTTAFLVREGNPNGIESWDDLIEDDVEIVFPNPKTSGNGRYTYLAAWGYADRELDGDEEKIREFMKQFLNNVKVFDTGGRGATTTFVERNIGDVLISFESEVNNIRKEYGEDDYDVVVPPVSILAEFPVAVVEQYAERNDNLDLAKGYLDYLYTEEAQRLLAGFNYRVNDETVQQEFADQFPKTELLRVEDVFGGWNEVMDQHFAGGGILDQLQRR, encoded by the coding sequence ATGTCTTTTCTTACCCTACGCGCTGGCGTCGTTGCCACCGCCCTGACCGCGAGCCTGGGGCTTGCCGCGCCGGCCCTGGCGGCGGATCGCGAGCTGCTGAACTCCTCCTACGATATCGCCCGGGAGCTGTTTGCCACCATCAACCCGGAATTCATCGACTGGTGGCAGGAGCAGCAGGACGAAAGCGTCGACGTCAAACAGTCCCACGGCGGTTCCTCCAAGCAGGCCCGAGCCATCCTTCAGGGGCTCAAGGCGGACGTGGTGACCTTCAATCAGGTCACCGACGTCGACGTGCTGGCGGAGGCGGGCCTGGTGGCGGAAGACTGGCAGCAGCAGTTCCCCAACAACGCCTCACCCTATTACTCCACCACCGCCTTCCTGGTGCGGGAGGGCAACCCCAATGGCATCGAAAGTTGGGACGATCTGATCGAGGACGATGTGGAGATCGTTTTCCCCAACCCCAAGACCTCCGGCAACGGCCGTTACACCTACCTGGCCGCCTGGGGCTACGCGGATCGGGAGCTTGACGGCGATGAAGAGAAGATTCGCGAGTTCATGAAGCAGTTTCTGAATAACGTCAAGGTCTTCGATACCGGCGGCCGGGGCGCCACCACCACCTTCGTCGAGCGTAATATCGGCGACGTGCTGATCAGCTTCGAGTCCGAGGTCAACAACATTCGCAAGGAATACGGCGAGGACGACTACGACGTGGTGGTGCCGCCGGTGAGCATCCTGGCGGAATTCCCGGTAGCGGTGGTCGAGCAATACGCGGAGCGCAACGACAACCTGGACCTGGCCAAGGGCTACCTGGACTACCTGTATACGGAAGAAGCCCAGCGCCTGCTGGCGGGCTTCAACTACCGGGTCAACGACGAGACCGTGCAGCAGGAGTTCGCGGATCAGTTTCCCAAAACCGAGCTGCTGCGGGTCGAGGACGTCTTCGGGGGCTGGAACGAGGTGATGGATCAGCACTTCGCCGGCGGCGGCATCCTGGATCAGTTGCAGCGTCGATAA
- the cysT gene encoding sulfate ABC transporter permease subunit CysT gives MSSTTLFARAASKRVLPGFGLSLGVVLLYVSLILLLPMTSLIGELSQLSLAEYWAIISEERVVASYTITILAAAIAAIVNAVFGLLMAWVLVRYDFPGKRLLDALMDLPFALPTAVAGITLATMYSSSGFMGRLLAPLGIEVAYTWVGIALAMAFTSIPFVVRTVQPVLEDLPVEIDEAALTLGASDGLAFRRVILPLLWPALVTGTGLAFVRSLGEFGAVIFIAGNMPYETEITSLMIFVKLQEYDYAGASAIASVVLAVSLLLLLALNLWQGHFVKRLHGGKS, from the coding sequence ATGAGTAGTACGACTCTGTTTGCCAGGGCGGCGTCCAAGAGAGTGCTGCCCGGGTTCGGCCTTTCCCTGGGCGTCGTGCTGCTGTACGTGTCGCTGATCCTGCTGCTGCCCATGACCAGCTTGATCGGCGAGCTTTCCCAGCTGAGCCTGGCGGAGTACTGGGCGATCATCAGCGAGGAGCGGGTGGTGGCGAGCTATACCATCACCATCCTGGCGGCGGCGATCGCCGCCATCGTCAACGCCGTATTCGGCCTGCTGATGGCCTGGGTGCTGGTGCGCTACGACTTTCCGGGCAAGCGCCTGCTGGACGCGCTGATGGATCTGCCTTTCGCCCTGCCCACGGCGGTGGCGGGCATCACCCTGGCAACCATGTATTCCAGCAGCGGCTTTATGGGCCGACTATTGGCGCCATTAGGAATTGAAGTGGCGTACACTTGGGTGGGTATTGCCCTTGCCATGGCCTTCACCAGCATTCCCTTCGTGGTGCGCACGGTACAGCCGGTGCTCGAGGATCTGCCGGTGGAGATCGACGAAGCGGCGCTGACCCTGGGCGCCAGTGACGGGCTGGCGTTTCGCCGGGTGATCCTGCCGCTTCTGTGGCCGGCGCTGGTCACCGGCACCGGTCTTGCCTTCGTTCGCTCCCTGGGAGAGTTCGGCGCGGTGATCTTCATCGCCGGCAACATGCCTTATGAGACGGAAATCACCTCTCTGATGATCTTCGTCAAGCTGCAGGAATACGACTACGCCGGCGCCTCCGCTATTGCTTCCGTGGTACTGGCGGTATCGCTGTTGCTGCTGCTGGCACTGAATCTCTGGCAGGGCCATTTCGTCAAACGCCTGCATGGAGGCAAGAGCTGA
- the cysW gene encoding sulfate ABC transporter permease subunit CysW, with amino-acid sequence MQRIGDKPTTRRWLIGTGVALSLLFLLLPLVAIFAQAFAEGIGLFWENLSDEYTLAAIGLTLFIAVLTIPINLVFGVFLAWLVTRFEFPGRRLLQTLIDIPFAVSPVVAGLVYLLLYGRTGWIGGWLDGHDIQLMFAWPGIVLVTLFVTCPFVARELIPLMQAQGAREEEAAVTLGASGFTIFRRVTLPNIKWALLYGVILTNARAVGEFGAVSVVSGSIRGETNTLPLHVELLYQDYNTVGAFTAAALLALIALFTLAAKAGLEWRAARREEFR; translated from the coding sequence ATGCAACGTATCGGCGACAAACCGACGACACGCCGCTGGCTGATCGGTACGGGGGTGGCGCTGTCCTTGCTTTTCCTGCTGCTGCCGTTGGTGGCGATCTTCGCTCAGGCCTTCGCCGAAGGCATCGGCCTTTTCTGGGAAAACCTCAGCGACGAATACACCCTGGCGGCCATTGGTCTGACCCTGTTCATTGCGGTGCTGACCATCCCGATCAACCTGGTTTTTGGCGTGTTCCTGGCCTGGCTGGTGACTCGCTTCGAGTTTCCCGGGCGGCGCCTGCTGCAGACCCTGATCGATATTCCCTTCGCCGTCTCGCCGGTGGTAGCGGGACTGGTCTACCTGCTGTTGTACGGGCGCACCGGCTGGATCGGCGGCTGGCTGGACGGCCATGACATTCAACTGATGTTCGCCTGGCCGGGAATCGTCCTGGTCACTCTGTTCGTGACCTGCCCCTTCGTTGCCCGGGAGCTGATTCCCTTGATGCAGGCCCAGGGCGCTCGTGAAGAGGAAGCTGCGGTGACCCTCGGCGCTTCCGGCTTCACGATCTTTCGCCGGGTCACTTTGCCCAATATCAAATGGGCACTCTTGTATGGCGTGATTCTCACCAATGCCCGGGCGGTAGGGGAATTCGGCGCGGTTTCGGTAGTCTCTGGGTCGATTCGCGGCGAAACCAATACCCTGCCGCTGCACGTCGAGCTGCTGTACCAGGACTACAACACCGTCGGCGCTTTCACCGCCGCCGCCCTGTTGGCCCTGATTGCCCTGTTCACCTTGGCCGCCAAGGCCGGCCTGGAATGGCGCGCCGCGCGCCGGGAGGAATTCCGATGA
- a CDS encoding sulfate/molybdate ABC transporter ATP-binding protein, which yields MSIRLTNISKTFGKTTALYPLDLDIAEGELVGLLGPSGSGKTTLLRIIAGLEQADRGAQAGRIHAGRIHFGARDVTNVHVRDRRIGFVFQHYALFRHMSVFDNVAFGLTALPRRDRPSSGEIRTRVHRLLEMVQLETFANRYPAQLSGGQQQRVSLARALALKPDVLLLDEPFGALDAKVRQELRRWLRHLHDELGFTSVFVTHDQEEALELSDRVVVMSNGRIEQIDEPDTLYRAPANRFVFEFLGDVNRLEGEVRNGILTCGDARLAVDLPNGHQELLMRPHELRLTINPSETTHLPAIVTAIAPVGAEIRVELEADWLPSPWLATLRHADFERLDIRRGQRLYIELRRWHRFDKDPASHAGFALAS from the coding sequence ATGAGCATTCGCCTGACCAACATTTCCAAGACCTTCGGCAAGACCACCGCGCTTTATCCACTGGACTTGGATATCGCCGAAGGCGAACTGGTGGGACTGCTCGGCCCCTCCGGCTCCGGCAAGACCACGCTATTGCGCATCATCGCCGGCCTGGAACAGGCGGATCGCGGCGCTCAGGCGGGGCGTATCCACGCCGGACGTATCCATTTCGGCGCACGGGACGTAACCAACGTCCATGTGCGGGACCGGCGCATCGGCTTCGTGTTTCAGCACTATGCGCTGTTTCGCCATATGAGCGTGTTCGACAACGTGGCCTTCGGCCTGACCGCCCTGCCCCGGCGGGATCGTCCTTCCAGCGGCGAGATTCGCACTCGGGTCCATCGTCTGCTTGAGATGGTGCAGCTGGAAACTTTTGCCAACCGCTACCCGGCGCAGCTTTCCGGCGGTCAGCAGCAGCGGGTTTCCCTGGCTCGCGCCCTGGCACTGAAGCCGGACGTACTGCTGCTCGACGAACCCTTCGGCGCGCTGGATGCCAAGGTGCGTCAGGAGCTGCGCCGCTGGCTGCGTCATCTTCACGACGAACTGGGCTTTACCAGCGTCTTCGTGACCCACGATCAAGAAGAAGCGCTGGAGCTTTCCGATCGAGTGGTGGTGATGAGCAACGGCCGAATCGAGCAGATCGACGAGCCGGATACCCTCTATCGCGCTCCGGCCAACCGTTTCGTGTTCGAGTTCCTGGGGGACGTCAATCGGCTGGAGGGCGAAGTGCGCAACGGTATCCTGACCTGCGGCGACGCCCGGCTCGCGGTGGATCTGCCGAACGGCCACCAGGAACTGCTGATGCGCCCCCACGAGTTGAGGTTGACCATCAACCCCAGCGAAACTACCCATCTACCGGCCATAGTCACCGCTATCGCCCCGGTAGGAGCGGAAATCCGCGTCGAACTGGAAGCGGATTGGCTCCCGTCACCCTGGCTGGCCACCCTGCGCCACGCGGATTTCGAGCGCCTGGATATTCGCCGCGGCCAGCGGCTATATATCGAACTACGCCGCTGGCATCGTTTCGACAAGGATCCGGCCAGTCATGCCGGTTTCGCCTTGGCTTCCTGA